One Oncorhynchus kisutch isolate 150728-3 linkage group LG13, Okis_V2, whole genome shotgun sequence DNA window includes the following coding sequences:
- the LOC109906345 gene encoding uncharacterized protein LOC109906345: MVHEMMKENRDLPLINQHMQKTFALRHQEIVQSSPTVEHLRTRWPALFLEAQVHAEFQRITNQSLQQTFYSALDHHTPRLLTLFREKEGKSTESVQRAVGELSNPGILDGVSILSVVGQHNEVVGGIPIRPAHVSIVLEDKIVMTNSRSWPDALVVVFGLLYSLHLNFPIVLGSTSEFMQKVFLNLDDGKLKPKRLALKNELLA, from the exons ATGGTCCATGAGATGATGAAAGAAAACCGAGACCTGCcactcatcaatcaacacatgcAGAAGACATTTGCTCTCCGACACCAAGAAATAGTTCAATCCAGTCCTACGGTAGAGCATCTCAGAACACGCTGGCCAGCACTCTTCCTCGAAGCCCAG GTACATGCTGAGTTTCAGAGAATCACCAATCAGAGCCTGCAGCAGACGTTCTACTCTGCCTTGGACCACCACACGCCCCGCCTGCTGACCCTGttcagggagaaggaggggaagtCCACTGAGAGTGTACAACGAGCAG TGGGAGAACTCAGCAACCCTGGTATTCTGGATGGAGTTTCCATTCTCTCAGTGGTGGGCCAGCACAATGAGGTGGTGGGTGGTATACCCATCAGACCGGCCCATGTATCCATTGTCCTTGAGGATAAGATCGTCATGACTAACTCCCGCTCCTGGCCAGACGCTCTCGTGGTTGTTTTTGGGTTACTCTACTCCCTCCATCTGAACTTCCCCATAGTCCTGGGCAGCACCTCTGAGTTCATGCAGAAAGTCTTCCTGAACCTCGACGATGGAAAACTGAAGCCCAAGCGGCTAGCGCTGAAAAATGAACTGTTGGCCTAA
- the LOC109906291 gene encoding zinc finger protein 569-like, whose protein sequence is MSKMEYLRVFLNQKLIAAAEEIFGVVEETIAEYQEEVSHTKEENRRLRSMLDIRSKPQIKLHRRTDPQQLTVTVSDEQQEWNPSLGQKDPEPTLMKDEQNEPRTSQEDENHFNEFINSYGCVSSDYYQDPTQSSLEERYSLPSTSTEQIKTEPYVEDYGVSEPTREPQPFSAVDTECSAAQSENRGHIDRMESGGPLSGLMLKPLKSKRTKTVKGQSCHSVKDRKLNHLKSHSRPSVSWDAAPSCKVCGKQFDSMASLLNHVQTHTQDKEHLCGVCGKFCQSTESMMDHLQTHIGAKCCHICGKYFAWDTFLKRHLRSHTGEKPFHCHDCGKGFTQRGHLNLHMRSHTGEKPHQCQDCGKCFSQNTSLIVHMRTHTGEKPYICPVCRKCFTTSSMLKKHHTAHKHIGVLNVANATMDTDHMEPHEESLQREEHMTVPCVGGENQTAD, encoded by the exons atgtctaaaatggAGTACTTGAGAGTGTTTCTCAACCAGAAATTAATAGCTGCAGCTGAAGAGATATTTGGTGTCGTTGAAGAAACGATAGCAGAGTACCAGGAAGAGGTTTCTCACACAAAGGAGGAGAACAGGCGTCTACGGAGCATGCTGGATATTCGTTCTAAGCCACAGATCAAGTTACACAGACGAACAG ACCCCCAGCAGCTCACTGTCACCGTGTCTGATGAGCAGCAGGAGTGGAACCCCAGTCTGGGGCAGAAGGACCCAGAACCCACACTGATGAAAGATGAACAGAATGAACCAAGGACCAGTCAGGAGGATGAGAATCATTTCAACGAGTTTATAAATTCTTACGGCTGTGTATCAAGTGACTATTATCAGGACCCAACTCAGTCCTCACTTGAAGAGAGATACTCTCTACCCAGCACCTCAACTGAACAGATCAAAACAGAACCTTATGTAGAAGACTATGGTGTATCAGAACCAACCAGAGAGCCCCAGCCCTTCTCTGCAGTAGATACAGAGTGTTCTGCAGCTCAGAGTGAAAACAGAGGGCATATTGACAGGATGGAGAGTGGAGGACCTCTGTCAGGTCTAATGTTAAAGCCACTCAAATCAAAGAGAACAAAGACAGTAAAAGGACAAAGTTGTCATAGTGTTAAGGACAGGAAATTGAACCATCTAAAATCACACTCGAGACCCAGTGTAAGCTGGGATGCTGCTCCTAGTTGTAAGGTATGTGGAAAGCAATTTGACTCCATGGCTTCTTTATTAAATCATGTGCAAACGCACACACAGGATAAAGAACatctttgtggtgtgtgtggaaaATTCTGTCAGTCCACAGAAAGTATGATGGATCACCTACAAACTCACATTGGAGCAAAGTGTTGTCACATTTGTGGTAAATATTTTGCTTGGGATACTTTCCTGAAAAGGCATTTGAGGAGTCATACAGGGGAAAAGCCGTTTCACTGTCATGATTGTGGCAAAGGATTTACTCAGCGTGGACACCTAAACTTACATATGAGGAGCCACACTGGGGAGAAACCACATCAATGCCAGGATTGTGGCAAATGTTTCAGCCAGAATACATCTCTGATAGTGCACATGAggactcacacaggggagaagccatacATTTGTCCTGTATGTAGAAAATGCTTTACCACATCAAGTATGTTAAAGAAGCATCACACAGCTCACAAACATATAGGTGTCTTGAATGTGGCCAATGCCACAATGGATACAGACCATATGGAGCCACATGAAGAGAGTTTACAGAGAGAAGAACACATGACTGTTCCCTGTGTGGGGGGAGAGAATCAGACAGCAGACTGA